The Cyprinus carpio isolate SPL01 chromosome A9, ASM1834038v1, whole genome shotgun sequence genome window below encodes:
- the neurod1 gene encoding LOW QUALITY PROTEIN: neurogenic differentiation factor 1 (The sequence of the model RefSeq protein was modified relative to this genomic sequence to represent the inferred CDS: inserted 1 base in 1 codon) produces MTKSYTEESMMLESQTSTNWTDKCDSSSQDERDVENTSVPMHKDMEDDEVGLSRLEDEDDEEEEEEEEDGDDTKPKRRGPKKKKMTKARMQRFKLRRMKANARERNRMHGLNDALESLRKVVPCYSKTQKLSKIETLRLAKNYIWALSEILRSGKSPDLMSFVQALCKGLSQPTTNLVAGCLQLNPRNFSPEQSQEMPPHMQTASASFSAXPYSYQTPGLPSPPYGTMDSSHIFHVKPHAYGSALEPFFDTALTDCTSPSFDGPLSPPLSVNGNFSFKHEPSSEFEKNYAFTMHYQAAGLAGAQGHASLYAGSTQRCDIPMENIMSYDGHSHHERVMNAQLNAIFHDS; encoded by the exons ATGACGAAATCTTACACCGAGGAAAGCATGATGCTGGAGTCTCAAACTAGCACGAACTGGACCGACAAGTGTGACAGCAGCTCCCAAGACGAGCGCGACGTGGAGAACACCAGCGTGCCCATGCACAAGGATATGGAGGACGACGAAGTGGGACTCAGCCGACTTGAAGATGAGGACgacgaggaggaagaggaggaggaagaagacgGCGATGACACCAAGCCGAAAAGACGAGGacccaagaagaagaagatgactAAGGCGCGTATGCAGAGGTTCAAACTAAGGCGAATGAAGGCGAACGCCCGGGAGAGGAACCGCATGCACGGGCTCAACGACGCGCTCGAGAGCCTGCGCAAAGTTGTGCCCTGTTACTCCAAAACGCAGAAGCTCTCCAAGATCGAAACGCTCCGACTGGCCAAGAACTACATTTGGGCGCTTTCGGAAATCCTGAGGTCGGGCAAAAGCCCGGATCTGATGTCTTTCGTGCAGGCCTTGTGCAAGGGCTTGTCCCAGCCCACGACCAATTTGGTCGCAGGATGCCTCCAGCTGAACCCCAGAAACTTTTCTCCCGAGCAGAGCCAGGAGATGCCCCCTCATATGCAAACAGCAAGTGCTTCCTTTTCCG TTCCCTACTCCTACCAGACGCCCGGTCTTCCCAGCCCTCCGTACGGTACAATGGACAGCTCTCATATCTTTCACGTCAAGCCGCACGCGTACGGGAGCGCACTAGAGCCGTTCTTTGACACCGCGCTCACAGACTGCACCAGTCCCTCGTTTGACGGACCCCTTAGCCCACCTTTGAGCGTTAATGGGAACTTTTCCTTCAAACACGAGCCGTCGTCGGAATTCGAGAAGAACTACGCCTTTACCATGCACTATCAGGCGGCGGGCTTGGCCGGCGCGCAGGGACACGCGTCTCTTTACGCGGGCTCTACGCAGCGCTGTGATATACCGATGGAGAACATTATGTCGTACGACGGGCATTCGCATCACGAGCGGGTCATGAACGCCCAGCTGAACGCGATATTTCACGACTCGTGA